A single Sphingomonas sp. IW22 DNA region contains:
- a CDS encoding DUF350 domain-containing protein gives MVTSLATFLNTLLYAGVGIFVFLVGFFILDKLTPGKLWAEIHDQRNIGVAIVAGAMALGLAIIVSAAIHG, from the coding sequence ATGGTCACGTCACTCGCAACCTTTCTCAACACCCTGCTCTATGCCGGGGTCGGTATTTTCGTTTTCCTGGTCGGCTTCTTCATCCTCGACAAGCTGACGCCGGGGAAACTGTGGGCCGAGATCCATGACCAGCGTAATATCGGCGTCGCGATCGTCGCAGGCGCGATGGCGCTGGGCCTGGCGATCATCGTCTCCGCCGCCATTCATGGCTGA
- a CDS encoding polyamine aminopropyltransferase, with amino-acid sequence MAENDPAAARKVTAPAGALLVSAFVVATCGLVYELLASTIASYLLGDSVTQFSTVIGTYLFAMGIGSWCSRYVKRGELRLFVRTELLIAVIGGSSAALLFMLFPLVEHFRIALYGIVLAIGFLVGLEIPLLIRILKDFDFRETVSSVLTFDYVGALAASLLFPLVLMPHLGMIRTGFAFGIANAAVALALLLALPRGRRMRGEVVAAIIILIGLSGGMVAADRLQRWGEQAGYGEPVVYARSSRFQRIVLTRRGDDLRLYLNGNLQFSSRDEYRYHEALVHPALGRVAEPARVLIMGGGDGLAAREVFRHPGVRQVTLVDLDPEMTALFRDTPSLAALNGGALADPRMTVINADAFRWAREATGQYDAIVVDFPDPVDYSVGKLYTDNFYAQVRRLLAPGGMMVVQSTSPLIAPDAYWTVATTLESVGFSTRGYHAYVPSFGEWGFTLASLAPIPANARFPDGRFLTAGSEAPLFAFPPDMARRPVEVNRLDNQSLVRVFDAAWSQYEG; translated from the coding sequence ATGGCTGAGAACGACCCGGCGGCGGCGCGAAAGGTTACGGCACCGGCGGGCGCACTGCTCGTCTCGGCCTTTGTCGTCGCGACGTGCGGCCTTGTCTACGAACTGCTCGCCTCCACCATTGCCAGCTATCTGCTGGGCGACAGCGTCACGCAGTTTTCGACCGTCATCGGCACCTATCTGTTCGCGATGGGGATCGGCAGCTGGTGTTCGCGCTATGTGAAGCGCGGCGAGTTGCGGCTGTTCGTCCGCACCGAATTGCTGATCGCGGTGATCGGCGGATCGTCAGCGGCGCTGTTGTTCATGCTGTTTCCGCTGGTCGAACATTTCCGTATCGCGCTGTACGGCATTGTGCTGGCGATCGGGTTTCTCGTCGGGCTGGAAATCCCGCTGCTGATCCGCATCCTGAAGGATTTCGATTTCCGGGAAACGGTGTCGAGCGTCCTTACGTTCGACTATGTCGGCGCGCTGGCGGCGTCGTTGCTGTTCCCCCTGGTGCTGATGCCGCATCTGGGCATGATCCGAACCGGCTTTGCGTTCGGCATCGCGAATGCCGCCGTCGCGCTGGCGCTCTTGTTGGCCCTCCCACGCGGGCGGCGAATGCGGGGTGAGGTGGTGGCCGCCATCATCATCCTGATCGGCCTGTCGGGCGGCATGGTCGCCGCTGATCGGCTGCAACGCTGGGGCGAGCAGGCGGGCTACGGGGAGCCGGTGGTCTATGCCCGCTCCAGCCGGTTTCAGCGCATCGTGCTGACCCGGCGGGGCGACGATCTGCGCCTGTATCTGAACGGCAATCTGCAATTCTCCTCCCGTGACGAGTATCGCTATCACGAGGCCCTCGTGCATCCTGCGCTGGGCCGGGTAGCCGAACCTGCGCGCGTGCTTATCATGGGTGGCGGCGACGGGCTGGCCGCGCGCGAAGTGTTTCGCCATCCCGGCGTGCGACAGGTGACGCTGGTCGACCTCGACCCCGAAATGACCGCGCTGTTCCGCGATACGCCGTCGCTGGCGGCGCTGAATGGCGGCGCGCTGGCCGATCCTCGCATGACGGTGATCAACGCCGACGCCTTTCGCTGGGCGCGTGAAGCGACGGGGCAGTATGACGCCATCGTCGTCGATTTCCCCGATCCGGTCGATTATTCGGTGGGCAAGCTCTACACCGACAATTTCTATGCCCAGGTCCGCCGTCTGCTGGCGCCCGGCGGCATGATGGTCGTGCAATCGACGTCGCCGCTGATCGCGCCTGACGCTTACTGGACGGTCGCGACGACGCTGGAATCGGTGGGGTTCAGCACACGTGGCTATCACGCCTATGTCCCCAGTTTCGGAGAATGGGGCTTTACGCTGGCGTCGCTGGCGCCGATCCCTGCAAACGCGCGCTTCCCAGATGGTCGGTTCCTGACCGCGGGCAGTGAGGCGCCGCTATTCGCCTTCCCCCCGGACATGGCCCGCCGGCCGGTCGAAGTGAACCGGCTGGACAATCAGTCGCTGGTACGCGTGTTCGACGCGGCGTGGAGCCAGTATGAAGGCTGA
- a CDS encoding FAD-dependent oxidoreductase, translated as MKADRRTAIGLGAGAMAVAGGGAALAFRSAPIPPGLVEGADAARGHRLRQGGFPAPSRTERTGIVIVGGGIAGLSAGWTLAEAGFTDFRLLEIEDATGGNARSGANAVSAYPLGAHYLPVPNREAVALRRMLARLGIITGEADGLPVYDPAQLCADLQERLLWRGRWQEGLVPTTGLRPKDRADLTRFEQLMAEARTAIGRDGRPAFATPIAYSSHDPDWLALDQQTFAEWLDARGLTSPVLRAHVRYAMRDDYGTEPDATSAWAGVHYWAGRRGHAAARVADNVLTWPGGNGHLAQAMAARFRDRIITGQIVHRVAREGGSAIVDRFDTANATTTRIHADAAILATPLFISARLCGELGDMSACTYAPWLVANVTVAHAPRGPGVPLAWDNVSSTSDSLGYVVATHQSRALPGQTVLTWYLPLSDMTPAVGRRLLIERPADEWKRMVRDDLLAMHPDLEISEIALSRWGHAMIRPTPGHIWTRAPAITATPPLFLAHSDLSGLSLFEEAHWQGTRAAELAMTLIGHGYEALA; from the coding sequence ATGAAGGCTGACCGGCGTACCGCCATCGGCCTTGGCGCCGGCGCTATGGCCGTCGCGGGCGGCGGCGCGGCGCTCGCCTTTCGCAGCGCACCCATCCCACCCGGTCTGGTCGAGGGGGCCGACGCCGCGCGCGGGCACCGCTTGCGGCAAGGCGGCTTCCCCGCCCCCAGTCGGACGGAACGGACGGGAATCGTCATCGTCGGCGGCGGCATTGCCGGACTGTCTGCGGGATGGACGCTGGCGGAGGCGGGCTTCACCGATTTCCGCCTGCTGGAGATAGAGGACGCGACCGGCGGCAATGCCCGCAGCGGCGCGAATGCGGTGTCAGCCTACCCGCTGGGCGCCCATTATCTGCCAGTCCCCAATCGGGAGGCGGTGGCGCTGCGGCGGATGCTGGCCCGGCTGGGGATCATCACGGGGGAAGCCGACGGCCTACCCGTCTATGACCCGGCACAGCTATGCGCCGACCTTCAGGAACGACTGTTGTGGCGTGGCCGCTGGCAGGAGGGGCTGGTGCCGACAACTGGCCTCAGGCCAAAGGATCGCGCCGATCTCACCCGGTTCGAGCAATTGATGGCAGAGGCCCGCACCGCCATCGGGCGCGACGGACGGCCCGCCTTTGCCACGCCGATTGCCTATAGCTCTCACGACCCCGACTGGCTGGCGCTCGATCAGCAGACTTTTGCCGAATGGCTGGATGCGCGCGGGCTGACGTCCCCCGTGCTGCGCGCGCATGTGCGCTATGCCATGCGCGACGATTACGGGACCGAACCGGATGCCACGTCCGCATGGGCGGGTGTGCATTATTGGGCGGGGCGGCGCGGCCATGCGGCGGCGCGTGTCGCCGACAATGTGCTCACCTGGCCCGGCGGCAACGGCCATCTGGCACAAGCCATGGCCGCGCGCTTTCGCGACCGGATCATCACTGGGCAGATCGTTCACCGCGTCGCGCGTGAGGGTGGCAGTGCCATTGTCGACCGCTTCGATACGGCCAACGCCACCACGACGCGCATCCACGCGGATGCCGCCATATTGGCGACGCCGTTGTTCATCAGCGCGCGGCTGTGCGGCGAATTGGGCGACATGTCGGCCTGCACCTATGCCCCATGGCTGGTCGCCAATGTCACGGTTGCCCATGCGCCGCGCGGGCCGGGCGTTCCGCTGGCATGGGATAATGTGTCGTCGACCAGCGACTCGCTCGGCTATGTCGTCGCCACGCACCAATCGCGCGCCTTGCCGGGTCAGACGGTGCTGACCTGGTATCTGCCCCTCTCGGATATGACGCCTGCAGTTGGTCGCCGTTTGTTGATCGAGCGGCCGGCCGACGAATGGAAGCGCATGGTTCGCGACGACCTGTTGGCGATGCACCCCGATCTGGAGATTAGCGAAATCGCGCTGTCGCGATGGGGCCATGCCATGATCCGCCCCACGCCCGGCCATATCTGGACTCGCGCGCCCGCCATCACGGCAACGCCACCGCTGTTTCTAGCGCATAGCGACCTGTCGGGCCTGTCGCTGTTCGAGGAAGCGCATTGGCAGGGAACGCGCGCTGCGGAATTGGCGATGACGCTCATTGGCCACGGGTATGAGGCGCTGGCATGA
- a CDS encoding response regulator codes for MPLPQFEPDLLEAFAERTTSLFADHDSEGVIQQVCDAARALTQTAYAAYFHNLYVESGERLGLFTLSGARRDEFERLGHPRATPVFAPTFANEIVRSDDITVDPRYGGFEPHHGMPPRHLPVRSYLAVPVVGREGDVLGGLLLGHPEPGRFDDRAERLVVGLAAQAAVAIDNARLFEAQQHEIAVRTEAEAALAESRVQLDAINNSIDQMIWTTLPDGYHDYYNARWYEFTGVREGSTDGEGWNAIFHPDDQPRAWELWRHSLKTGEPYEIEYRLRHWTGEYRWVLGRAKCVRDEAGRITRWFGTCTDIHDLKSARDELRALTASLEERVEERTRQLMLAEDALRQAQKMEAVGQLTGGIAHDFNNLLTIVTGNVGIARRALEAAGVGDIRAQRALDGAMKGAERAATLTQRLLAFSRRQPLAPKPIDVDRLIASMADLLARALGETIETETVTAPGLWRVEADPHQLESAILNLAVNARDAMPDGGKLTIETANAVLDEWYSAQHAEVAPGAYVMIAVTDTGSGMSREQVARAFEPFFTTKEVGKGTGLGLSMVYGFVKQSGGHVKIYSEQGHGTTIRIYLPRLAAAVDLEPEVTLVHGLEVSRRRETILVCEDDDDVRAYTVECLRELGYRVLEAHDGPSALRLLLRQEDPVDLLFTDVVMPGMSGRELADAARLEQPSLRVLYTSGYTRNAIMHGGRLDPGVEMVAKPFSFETLARAVRDVIDRGQSARVLVCEHDGAVRAQAVEALEAAGLTVESAANPSEALGKMRAARGDYRFALIDARLGPELVAELRGLSNDLPLLIAQEQGAEPVARFEGDGRIAVVTRPYTADALREAHERLIGDRL; via the coding sequence ATGCCTTTGCCCCAGTTTGAACCGGACCTGCTGGAGGCGTTCGCCGAGCGGACGACCTCCCTGTTTGCCGATCACGACAGCGAAGGCGTCATTCAGCAGGTATGCGATGCCGCGCGCGCGCTGACCCAGACAGCCTACGCTGCCTATTTCCATAACCTGTACGTCGAAAGCGGCGAACGGCTGGGTCTGTTCACGTTATCGGGCGCGCGGCGGGACGAGTTTGAACGGCTGGGCCACCCGCGCGCAACGCCGGTATTTGCACCCACCTTTGCCAACGAGATCGTTCGTTCCGACGACATTACCGTTGACCCGCGATATGGCGGGTTTGAACCCCATCATGGGATGCCGCCGCGCCATTTGCCGGTCCGCAGCTATCTGGCCGTTCCGGTCGTGGGGCGCGAGGGCGATGTGCTGGGCGGGTTGCTGCTCGGTCATCCCGAACCCGGACGGTTCGACGATCGCGCAGAGCGGCTGGTCGTCGGTCTGGCGGCGCAGGCGGCGGTGGCAATCGACAATGCGCGCCTGTTCGAAGCGCAGCAGCATGAAATCGCGGTCCGTACCGAGGCTGAAGCGGCCCTTGCGGAAAGTCGGGTGCAACTGGATGCGATCAATAATTCGATCGACCAGATGATCTGGACGACGCTGCCTGACGGTTATCACGATTACTACAATGCCCGCTGGTATGAGTTCACCGGCGTACGTGAAGGGTCGACCGACGGCGAAGGATGGAATGCGATCTTCCATCCTGACGACCAGCCGCGCGCCTGGGAATTGTGGCGCCACAGTCTGAAGACCGGCGAGCCCTATGAGATCGAGTATCGCCTGCGTCACTGGACCGGGGAATATCGCTGGGTGCTGGGCCGGGCCAAATGCGTGCGGGACGAAGCGGGTCGGATCACGCGCTGGTTCGGCACCTGTACCGACATTCACGACCTGAAATCCGCGCGCGACGAATTGCGCGCGCTGACCGCGTCGCTGGAGGAGCGGGTGGAGGAGCGCACCCGGCAACTGATGCTTGCCGAAGACGCGTTGCGGCAGGCGCAGAAAATGGAGGCGGTGGGCCAGCTGACCGGCGGCATCGCGCATGATTTCAACAACCTGCTGACGATCGTCACCGGCAATGTCGGCATCGCCCGGCGCGCGTTGGAAGCAGCAGGGGTGGGGGACATCCGCGCTCAGCGGGCGCTGGACGGCGCGATGAAGGGTGCGGAGCGCGCCGCGACGCTGACGCAGCGGTTGCTGGCCTTTTCCCGGCGGCAGCCACTGGCGCCAAAGCCGATCGACGTCGATCGTCTGATTGCGTCGATGGCGGACCTGCTCGCGCGGGCATTGGGCGAGACGATCGAAACCGAAACCGTCACCGCGCCGGGCTTGTGGCGGGTGGAGGCGGACCCGCATCAGCTGGAAAGCGCGATCCTGAACCTGGCGGTCAATGCGCGCGATGCGATGCCAGATGGCGGCAAGCTGACGATCGAAACCGCCAACGCTGTCCTGGACGAGTGGTATAGCGCGCAACATGCCGAGGTTGCACCCGGCGCCTATGTGATGATCGCGGTTACCGACACGGGCAGCGGCATGTCGCGTGAGCAGGTGGCCCGCGCGTTCGAGCCGTTTTTCACGACCAAGGAAGTCGGCAAGGGCACCGGGCTTGGCCTTTCCATGGTCTATGGCTTCGTCAAGCAGTCGGGCGGCCATGTGAAAATCTATTCCGAACAGGGCCACGGCACGACGATCCGCATCTACCTGCCCCGTCTGGCCGCTGCCGTCGATCTGGAGCCGGAGGTCACGCTCGTCCACGGGCTGGAGGTCAGCCGTCGTCGTGAAACCATCCTGGTGTGTGAGGATGACGACGATGTCCGCGCCTATACGGTCGAATGTCTGCGCGAACTGGGCTATCGTGTGCTTGAGGCGCATGACGGCCCATCGGCTCTGCGCCTGTTGCTGCGTCAGGAAGATCCGGTCGATTTGCTGTTCACCGATGTCGTGATGCCCGGCATGTCGGGGCGCGAATTGGCTGACGCCGCGCGTTTGGAACAACCGTCGCTGCGGGTGCTCTACACATCGGGCTATACCCGCAACGCCATCATGCATGGCGGCCGTCTGGACCCCGGCGTGGAGATGGTGGCCAAGCCGTTCAGTTTCGAAACGCTGGCGCGGGCCGTGCGCGACGTGATCGATCGCGGCCAGAGCGCGCGGGTGTTGGTCTGCGAGCATGACGGCGCAGTGCGGGCGCAGGCCGTCGAAGCGCTTGAGGCCGCGGGGCTGACGGTGGAATCAGCGGCCAACCCGTCGGAGGCACTGGGCAAGATGCGCGCGGCACGGGGCGATTACCGCTTTGCCCTGATCGACGCGCGGCTGGGCCCTGAGCTCGTCGCGGAGCTTCGTGGGCTGTCCAACGACCTGCCGCTGCTGATCGCGCAGGAGCAGGGGGCAGAGCCGGTCGCGCGGTTCGAGGGGGATGGCCGCATCGCCGTCGTCACGCGTCCATATACCGCCGACGCGCTGCGCGAAGCGCATGAGCGGTTGATTGGCGACAGGCTTTAG
- a CDS encoding putative DNA modification/repair radical SAM protein: MAQLDVREKLAILADAAKYDASCASSGTTKRNSAGGKGIGSTEGMGICHAYAPDGRCISLLKILLTNSCIFDCHYCINRKSSNVRRARFTAQEVVALTLSFYKRNYIEGLFLSSGIIRSPDYTMEQIVEVARSLREDHQFRGYIHLKTIPDADPELVRLAGLHADRVSINVELPTVPGLKRLAPEKSATRIEGAMGEMKSAIIDTADARKRYRSAPRFAPAGQSTQMIVGADAATDRDIVGRAATLYDRFSLRRVYYSAFSPIPEASAVLPLQRPPLMREHRLYQSDWLMRFYNYAPAEVAAAADPATGMLPLDIDPKLAWALKFRERFPVDVNRAPREDLLRVPGLGVKAVNAILSARRWRRLALEDVGRLTVSIAKVRPFIVADGWRPVALADRADLKPLVAPRREQLELFAA; this comes from the coding sequence ATGGCGCAACTCGACGTTCGTGAAAAGCTGGCGATCCTGGCCGATGCCGCCAAATATGACGCTTCCTGCGCATCGTCGGGAACCACCAAACGCAATTCTGCCGGCGGCAAGGGGATTGGTTCGACCGAAGGAATGGGCATTTGCCACGCCTATGCGCCCGATGGGCGCTGCATCAGCCTGTTGAAGATATTGCTGACGAATAGCTGCATTTTCGACTGTCACTACTGCATCAACCGCAAAAGCTCGAACGTGCGACGTGCGCGTTTCACGGCGCAGGAAGTCGTGGCGCTGACGCTCAGCTTTTACAAGCGCAACTATATTGAGGGGCTGTTCCTCTCATCGGGCATCATCCGGTCGCCTGATTACACGATGGAACAGATTGTCGAGGTCGCGCGGTCTCTGCGCGAAGATCATCAGTTTCGCGGCTATATTCACCTGAAGACGATCCCCGACGCCGATCCCGAACTGGTGCGGCTGGCGGGGCTGCATGCCGACCGCGTGTCGATCAATGTCGAACTGCCGACGGTGCCCGGCCTCAAGCGACTGGCGCCAGAAAAATCCGCCACCCGGATCGAGGGTGCGATGGGCGAGATGAAGTCGGCCATCATCGATACCGCCGATGCTCGCAAACGCTATCGCTCTGCCCCGCGTTTTGCTCCAGCGGGACAGTCGACACAGATGATCGTTGGCGCCGACGCTGCCACCGATCGCGATATCGTCGGCCGGGCCGCCACGCTGTACGACCGGTTCAGCCTGCGCCGCGTCTATTATTCGGCGTTCAGTCCCATTCCGGAAGCAAGCGCGGTGCTCCCGCTTCAGCGCCCACCGCTAATGCGCGAGCATCGACTGTATCAGTCGGATTGGCTGATGCGCTTTTACAACTATGCGCCGGCCGAAGTCGCCGCCGCTGCCGATCCCGCGACCGGAATGTTGCCGCTGGACATCGACCCCAAGCTGGCCTGGGCGCTGAAGTTTCGGGAACGGTTTCCCGTCGACGTCAATCGCGCCCCGCGAGAGGATTTGCTGCGGGTGCCGGGGCTGGGGGTCAAGGCGGTGAATGCGATCCTGTCCGCTCGGCGCTGGCGTCGGCTGGCGCTGGAGGATGTGGGGCGGTTGACCGTTTCGATTGCGAAGGTGCGCCCCTTTATCGTTGCCGATGGCTGGCGGCCGGTCGCGCTGGCCGACCGTGCTGACCTGAAGCCGCTGGTGGCGCCGCGCCGTGAGCAGTTGGAGTTATTCGCGGCATGA
- a CDS encoding UdgX family uracil-DNA binding protein (This protein belongs to the uracil DNA glycosylase superfamily, members of which act in excision repair of DNA. However, it belongs more specifically to UdgX branch, whose founding member was found to bind uracil in DNA (where it does not belong), without cleaving it, appears to promote DNA repair by a pathway involving RecA, rather than base excision.), with amino-acid sequence MRVARLDAPDDFDGWRDAARALAVEGVPADRVIWQVAGHANDLFAAEPEVAPPPEPALAAFRVPRTFVDLARDVVLHSDRERFAMLYSLLLRLRDQPRLIDDRADPLRRKLEEMAKSVRRDIHKMRAFLRFREVTDDAGERFVAWFEPEHHIVRANAAFFVNRFNTMRWSILTPEVSLHWDTETLSEGPGAVAADAPDGDPIEAVWKTYYASIFNPARLKVGAMLREMPRKYWKNMPETALVGELVAGARARETAMIETARSTTGGNIEGAWAALRDEAAGCTRCPLYRPATQTVFGEGPLDAAIMFVGEQPGDQEDLAGRPFVGPAGQMFDRALGEAGIDRASVYVTNAVKHFKFEPRGKRRIHAKPDAGEIDACRWWIEQERMLLTPRLTVALGATAARSLTGQTVTISRERGRVLTLADGTSGFITVHPSFLLRIPDSVRAGEEYRRFVEDLRSVRDTIV; translated from the coding sequence ATTCGCGTCGCGCGGCTGGACGCGCCCGATGACTTTGACGGCTGGCGCGACGCCGCGCGCGCGCTGGCCGTCGAGGGTGTGCCCGCCGACCGGGTGATCTGGCAGGTTGCAGGCCACGCCAACGACCTGTTCGCCGCAGAGCCTGAAGTCGCGCCGCCGCCCGAACCGGCCTTGGCCGCCTTTCGCGTGCCGCGCACCTTTGTCGATCTGGCGCGCGATGTCGTCCTGCATTCGGATCGCGAACGCTTTGCGATGCTCTATTCGCTGCTGTTACGGTTGCGCGATCAGCCGCGACTGATTGACGACCGGGCCGACCCGCTGCGGCGCAAGCTGGAGGAAATGGCAAAGTCGGTCCGTCGCGACATACACAAGATGCGCGCCTTTCTGCGTTTTCGCGAAGTGACTGACGATGCGGGCGAACGCTTTGTCGCCTGGTTCGAACCCGAACATCACATCGTGCGCGCCAATGCGGCGTTCTTCGTCAACCGTTTCAACACGATGCGCTGGTCGATCCTGACGCCCGAAGTCTCGTTGCACTGGGACACCGAAACATTGAGCGAAGGACCGGGCGCGGTCGCGGCCGATGCGCCTGACGGCGACCCGATCGAAGCGGTCTGGAAAACCTATTACGCGTCCATCTTTAATCCCGCCCGTTTGAAGGTGGGCGCGATGTTGCGTGAAATGCCGCGCAAATATTGGAAAAACATGCCCGAAACCGCGTTGGTCGGCGAACTGGTGGCGGGCGCGCGCGCGCGGGAGACAGCAATGATCGAAACGGCACGTTCGACGACCGGTGGCAATATTGAAGGGGCTTGGGCTGCGCTGCGTGACGAAGCCGCCGGGTGCACGCGATGCCCCCTTTATCGCCCTGCAACGCAGACCGTTTTCGGTGAAGGTCCGCTCGACGCCGCGATCATGTTTGTTGGTGAACAGCCCGGCGATCAGGAGGATCTGGCCGGTCGCCCCTTTGTCGGCCCGGCCGGGCAGATGTTCGACCGCGCGTTGGGAGAGGCGGGTATCGACCGTGCGTCCGTTTACGTGACCAACGCGGTCAAGCACTTCAAATTCGAGCCGCGCGGCAAGCGGCGCATTCATGCCAAACCTGATGCTGGGGAAATCGATGCCTGCCGCTGGTGGATCGAGCAGGAACGAATGCTGCTGACGCCGCGTTTGACGGTCGCATTGGGGGCAACTGCGGCGCGATCGCTGACGGGCCAGACTGTCACCATCTCACGCGAACGGGGGCGGGTTTTGACTTTGGCGGATGGAACGAGCGGGTTCATCACGGTTCATCCCAGCTTCCTCCTTCGTATTCCGGATAGCGTGCGTGCGGGTGAAGAATATCGGCGGTTCGTCGAGGACCTCCGGAGCGTTCGTGACACGATCGTTTGA
- a CDS encoding demethoxyubiquinone hydroxylase family protein, which produces MTTIAQRWRPGDRREKIESMIRVDQAGEYGATRIYAGQLAILGDRGPHAPEIAGMAQQEERHRAYFDRLIVQRGVRPTLLQPFWNVAGFALGAVTAAIGPEAAMACTAAVETEIDKHYEDQLADLGDADLELSAHVREFQAEELEHKEAALAAGAEQAPAYPVLSAAIRAGCRAAIALSKRI; this is translated from the coding sequence ATGACAACTATCGCGCAGCGTTGGCGACCGGGCGACCGGCGCGAGAAGATCGAATCGATGATCCGCGTCGATCAGGCTGGTGAATATGGTGCCACGCGCATCTATGCCGGACAGCTCGCCATATTGGGTGACCGGGGACCGCATGCCCCTGAAATCGCGGGCATGGCGCAGCAGGAAGAGCGGCATCGCGCCTATTTCGACCGGTTGATCGTCCAACGCGGTGTGCGGCCGACGTTGTTGCAGCCATTCTGGAACGTGGCCGGTTTCGCGCTTGGCGCAGTGACAGCCGCAATCGGTCCCGAAGCGGCCATGGCCTGCACGGCAGCGGTCGAGACCGAAATCGATAAACATTATGAGGATCAGCTGGCCGATCTGGGTGACGCGGACCTCGAGCTTTCCGCCCATGTGCGGGAGTTTCAGGCTGAGGAGCTTGAGCATAAGGAAGCCGCATTGGCCGCTGGTGCCGAACAGGCGCCCGCTTATCCGGTGTTGAGTGCGGCGATCCGGGCGGGGTGTCGCGCCGCCATCGCGCTTTCCAAACGCATTTGA
- a CDS encoding hemerythrin domain-containing protein yields MADARIFADLKKDHDLHRKLLKQIDAADPDAREELFEEFRVEVTAHAAAEEESLYATMLSKPNLRDEARHSVAEHKEIDDFFEEMADLDIESDEWKSKFDEMRHRYEHHIDEEEEDMFPEAADELPDDEIARLAKVFEKRKPRELELAEDSEPGDDRD; encoded by the coding sequence ATGGCTGACGCCCGCATCTTTGCCGATCTGAAAAAGGATCATGACCTGCATCGCAAGCTGCTGAAGCAGATTGATGCCGCCGATCCAGACGCGCGTGAGGAGTTGTTCGAGGAATTTCGCGTCGAAGTCACCGCCCACGCCGCGGCCGAAGAAGAATCGCTTTACGCGACCATGCTCTCCAAGCCCAATCTGCGTGACGAGGCCCGCCATTCGGTGGCCGAGCACAAGGAGATCGACGACTTTTTCGAAGAGATGGCCGACCTCGACATCGAGTCGGACGAGTGGAAGTCGAAGTTCGACGAGATGCGCCACCGTTATGAACATCACATCGACGAGGAAGAGGAGGACATGTTCCCCGAAGCCGCCGATGAATTGCCTGACGATGAGATTGCTCGCCTGGCCAAGGTGTTCGAGAAGCGCAAGCCGCGTGAGCTTGAGCTGGCTGAGGACAGCGAGCCGGGCGACGACCGCGACTGA
- the speD gene encoding adenosylmethionine decarboxylase — protein sequence MTPPPYDGVHLIADLTGCSGLDDAALIERALRAAAIAAHATLIEVRLHAFGPGQGITGVALLAESHISIHSWPEHGYAAIDIFVCGRRCDAQAALGVLAEMLRATPQHVRSIKRGFGLI from the coding sequence ATGACCCCGCCCCCCTATGACGGCGTACATCTGATCGCGGACCTGACCGGGTGCAGCGGGCTGGACGATGCGGCACTGATCGAGCGCGCGTTGCGTGCGGCGGCCATTGCGGCGCACGCCACCCTGATCGAGGTGCGCCTGCACGCTTTCGGGCCGGGACAGGGGATCACCGGCGTCGCTCTGTTGGCGGAATCACACATCTCGATCCATAGCTGGCCCGAGCATGGCTATGCCGCCATCGACATTTTTGTGTGCGGACGCCGGTGCGATGCTCAGGCAGCGCTCGGCGTTTTAGCCGAAATGCTGCGCGCCACCCCGCAACATGTCCGCAGCATCAAACGCGGGTTCGGCCTGATCTAA